Below is a genomic region from Xylophilus sp. GW821-FHT01B05.
CGCCAGCAGCGCAGGGCTCATATGGTGGGCCGGGATATAAGCCACCGCCAACAGCAAGATCAGCGGCGCGTACACGATGCTGCTGGCAAAGGCCGAGCGCGCCACAAACAGCACCGGCGGCAACGCATTCTTCTGCAGCACGCTGCCCGCATCGAGCAGGCTGTTCATGGTGCGGCCCAGCGTGTCGCAAAACGCCATCCAGGGCAGCGAACCCACGATCAGGTAGGCGCCTGCACGGTGCGTGGGCGCGTTCTCGCCCAGCCGCATGGCAAACACCACGTCAAACACCAAGAAGTACGCCGCCACGGTCAGCAGCGGCTGCACATAAGCCCAGGCAATGCCGCCGGCCGCACCCGCATAACGCGCCGCAATCTCACGCCGCGTCATCACGGCCACCAACGCACGCGCGCGCCACAGGGCGCGGACGTCATCCAGCACATGCATGGTATTCAACAGAAGTGGAAAAAGTCAGCCGGGCACAAGAACCCGGCATTCAGACCGAAGCCGAGTTGGCCCAGACGTCAGCGGTAACCGCTGGAGAAAGCCTCAATGGCCGCTTCGTCAAACTTGGCATCCTTCAGCAAGGCGGCAGACTTGGCGGCACGCGCATCCTCCAGCACCTTGGCGCGGGCATCGTCCATCAAGCCCTTCTTCACCTCATCAAAGGGCAACAGGGACACAGGCTTTTTTTCTTCCAATTCGATGATGTGAAAGCCGAAGTTCGTCTCCACCACCGGTGACAGCTCGCCCGGCTTCTGCAACGCGAAAGCGCCTTGCTCAAAGGCCGGCACCATCTGCCCCTTCTTGATGAAGCCCAGGTCCCCGCCCTTGGCAGCACTGCCAGGATCGCCGGACTTCTCCTTGGCCAGCGCCGCGAAGTCAGCCCCAGCCTTCAGGTCGGCCAGCAGCTTCTCCGCCGTGGCCTTGGCATTCGGCTCGGTGGAGCGGATCAGGATATGCCGCACGCGGACCTCCTCCGGCGCACGGAACTGCTCGGGCTTCGCGTTGTACTGGGCACGCGCGTACTTCTCCAGTGCCGCCGCATCCGGCGCAGCGGCCTTGTCGATCTGGGCAATGCGTGCATCGGACAGCACGCGATCGCGTGCGATACGCAGGGAAGCGATGACTTGAGGGTCCTGCTCCAAGCCAGCCTTCTCTGCCTCGGCTGCAAGCGCGCGCCGGGTGTAGAGATTGGACGCGGCAGCAGACACCGTCTCGGGTTTGCTGAACACCTTGCTTTCGGCCGCACCAGGTATGCGTAGCAATTCCGCCGTCAAATCGGCATTGGTTATCTGGATGCCACTGGCACCTTGAAGCACGGCTTGCTGCGCCCATGCGCAAGACAGCATGCCCATGGCCAAACAGCCCCCCATCAGGGAATGGGTCACAAACCGGGAGAGAGCCGAACGACGCCCTGGGAATGCCGCAGCGGGCAACGGTGAGATCACATGAGTCGACATAGGAAACAACAGGCCCAAAAGCCGCTTATTGTGCAACACCCACTTCGGCGCGACACCATACCCCCATGGCGCACCCAACAAAAAAAGGGCAGGAGGGTTACCCCTCCTGCCCTTTAGCAACCCAGCCTTTGCAGGCTAGGCGCGCTTACCCAAACACTAGCCTGGATTTACTTCGTGAACTTGTGAGCGTACGTCCAACCGTAGTTGGTCGACAGGCCAGCAGCAGCGGCACCCACGGCGCTGGTGTAGGCAGAGCCCAACACCGGCAGACCAGCACCCAGACCCGGAGTGGAGATGTTCACCCAGCCTTCTTGGTAGCTGGTGTAGACGTTCTGCACGGCAACCGTAGCGCCCAGCACGCCCTTGCCAGCCGGAGCGTTAGCGTCGTTGTTGATGGTCAGCACGCTGACTTCACCGCAGAAGCGCAGGGCAGAAGCCGTACCCGGGGACACGACAGCACCGCTCGTCAGGAATTGCTCCGAACGGCTGTAGCCAGTCACTGCATTCGCAATACCGGGCGCCACGC
It encodes:
- a CDS encoding ABC transporter permease; protein product: MHVLDDVRALWRARALVAVMTRREIAARYAGAAGGIAWAYVQPLLTVAAYFLVFDVVFAMRLGENAPTHRAGAYLIVGSLPWMAFCDTLGRTMNSLLDAGSVLQKNALPPVLFVARSAFASSIVYAPLILLLAVAYIPAHHMSPALLALPALLALQVLLCLTLGYLLAILAAALRDTVQIVGFLLSVGIFLSPVLFPLSLFPAAWRWVLWLNPMTPLLLGYQNVLLQGAWPSWASWAGAAVWWLVAAALLALAVRRSREQLVDWL
- a CDS encoding peptidylprolyl isomerase encodes the protein MISPLPAAAFPGRRSALSRFVTHSLMGGCLAMGMLSCAWAQQAVLQGASGIQITNADLTAELLRIPGAAESKVFSKPETVSAAASNLYTRRALAAEAEKAGLEQDPQVIASLRIARDRVLSDARIAQIDKAAAPDAAALEKYARAQYNAKPEQFRAPEEVRVRHILIRSTEPNAKATAEKLLADLKAGADFAALAKEKSGDPGSAAKGGDLGFIKKGQMVPAFEQGAFALQKPGELSPVVETNFGFHIIELEEKKPVSLLPFDEVKKGLMDDARAKVLEDARAAKSAALLKDAKFDEAAIEAFSSGYR